In Labrus mixtus chromosome 13, fLabMix1.1, whole genome shotgun sequence, a single genomic region encodes these proteins:
- the fhip1b gene encoding FHF complex subunit HOOK-interacting protein 1B, with product MSWLSRLNPRGPGSRSGLSAAPSSPCTADPETCLMVFENHWRQVSWVLEQPEPSSSSDDLTAVRNHTDQMLCLLAEERPAESSDSSASVSLMGPILELVVTENILECLVQWHLRRGLDPDSQGALLKLFEMLIGQSQQPLLQHTAVLHPLLRLLGACADPELGCPSGLENSLVLLLNQVCVSMARQPVVLEMLFRAAPAQQGSTNLLIFSLLVPFIHRDGAIGQQARDALLLVMATSASNEAVARYIAENSYFCPVLATGLSALYSSLPRKIEVRGDDWHALRREDWMGVSSLVLFMNSLEFCNAVVQVAHPLVRSQLLDYLHNGFLVPVMGPALHKSSVDEMIASTAYLDLFLRSVSDTSLLKTFLRFILLHRHDNDTILDTLLTRISSNSRLCMVSLSLFRTLLSLNCEDIMLQLVLRYLLPCTHVMLSQRRAIRESDIYGKSADKFLSLIPECCRFNAAPSAERDEDNPFWGKVLNSPSTEAPAPPRPSTPSRLSFFIRQQSIGSGIGGGGSSSPTSMEALQSGPSGSRPLSPDSPMHHQPPHIEGLDWDSGYLEYLRDARRGIELCSWACRNWSAPYDGENPSPNTVPTPPPPPTSNPSMAVFPEHFSFQQGGSSNTPPGQQRAAIVAAARSEWSSSERDSGEWDVTICKNNCISLTPRSKKRSLQREELLPKPVPHLVPSTSSGASLSTSHPSSSPATHIPTSAITVSYQAMYNGTIGSVDGCSDNQDRGLEVKKVKRDLGEQQYLDENANQNGSLVTCPSQSCTALTQSMFSNNDISDAKSLCSNQIASQISVTQQPSDTKLPTSDTSNPHSASSDLPEANQTQQSVESLIKELLEQAPGGPHLPGDSNGQGISIEAFTQELSELEDRVKERSRGVRQKEETARESLSAERQEEEQQLSTALEVKLTGDVKGEVSMVGLCSPARPLNQPAPQPYTGPFMVVLFAKLENMLQNSLYVNILLTGIVAQLACYPQPLLRSFLLNTNMVFQPSVKSLIQVLGSVKNRIEAFAASHEDFPAMLKKAQQYLVARGKVDWSDTLAGVPTLRRSDSLVKSRKPSLGDLILRHTNSPTRARHAAQLALAHVRDGGQSLHSALFRGGGGGGTSLEKQAEALRVKNAVYCAVIFCEFLKELAALAQEHAVSLPFPQSQEAEE from the exons ATGAGCTGGCTGAGCAGGTTAAACCCCCGGGGACCTGGGAGTCGGTCCGGCCTGAGCGCCGCCCCCTCCAGCCCCTGCACTGCTGACCCGGAGACCTGCCTCATGgtgtttgagaaccactggagACAG GTGTCTTGGGTGTTGGAGCAGCCCGAGCCTTCATCCTCCAGCGACGACCTTACGGCGGTGAGGAATCACACGGACCAGATGTTGTGTCTGCTGGCCGAGGAACGGCCCGCTGAAAGCTCAGACAGCAGCGCCAGCGTGTCACTCATGGGCCCCATCCTGGAGCTGGTGGTCACCGAGAACATTCTTGAGTGCCTGGTTCAGTGGCACCTCCGCCGCGGCCTGGACCCAGACAGCCAGGGGGCGCTGCTCAAGCTGTTTGAGATGCTCATCGGCCAGTCCCAGCAGCCTTTGCTACAGCACACGGCGGTCCTCCACCCCCTGCTGAGGCTGCTGGGAGCTTGTGCTGATCCAGAACTTGGTTGTCCCTCAGGCCTGGAGAACAGCCTGGTGCTGCTGCTCAATCAG GTCTGCGTGTCCATGGCCCGGCAGCCTGTGGTTCTGGAGATGTTGTTCCGTGCGGCACCGGCTCAGCAGGGCTCCACCAACCTGCTGATTTTCTCCCTCCTCGTGCCGTTCATCCACCGGGACGGAGCCATCGGACAGCAAGCCCGAGATGCACTTCTGCTGGTCATGGCCACGTCAGCTAGCAACGAGGCCGTGGCCCGTTACATCGCTGAGAACTCCTACTTCTGCCCG GTGCTGGCAACGGGCCTCAGCGCCCTCTACTCCTCTCTGCCGAGGAAGATTGAGGTTCGGGGAGACGACTGGCACGCCCTGCGGCGGGAGGACTGGATGGGTGTGTCGTCACTCGTGTTGTTTATGAACTCCCTGGAGTTCTGCAACGCTGTGGTGCAGGTGGCTCATCCCCTAGTGCGCTCGCAGCTACTGGACTACCTCCACAACGGCTTCCTTGTCCCGGTCATGGGCCCGGCACTGCACAAG tcCTCAGTGGACGAAATGATCGCCAGCACCGCCTATCTGGATCTCTTCCTGCGCAGCGTGTCAGACACTTCCCTCCTCAAAACCTTCCTGCGCTTCATCCTGCTGCATCGCCACGACAACGACACCATCCTGGACACACTGCTGACACGCATCAGCAGCAACTCAAGG CTCTGTATGGTATCACTGAGCCTCTTCAGGACTCTTCTCTCCCTGAACTGTGAAGACATCATGCTTCAGCTCGTTCTCAG GTATCTACTGCCCTGCACCCATGTAATGCTGAGTCAGCGTCGAGCTATCAGGGAGTCTGACATATACGGAAAGTCAGCAGATAAGTTCCTGTCGCTGATCCCAGAGTGCTGCCGGTTCAATGCAGCACCCTCTGCGGAGCGGGATGAGGATAATCCATTCTGGGGTAAAG TACTGAACAGTCCCAGCACAGAGGCTCCAGCCCCACCCAGACCCAGCACCCCGTCCCGCTTGTCCTTCTTCATCCGCCAACAGAGCATTGGAAGTGGAATAGGAGGAGGGGGTTCCTCTAGCCCCACTAGCATGGAGGCGCTGCAGTCAGGGCCTTCAGGCTCCCGCCCTCTCTCCCCTGACAGTCCAATGCACCATCAGCCTCCTCATATAGAGGGTCTGGACTGGGATTCAGGCTACTTGGAGTACCTCAGAGACGCCCGGCGGGGCATCGAGCTTTGCTCCTGGGCATGTCGTAATTGGTCGGCACCTTATGATGGAGAAAACCCCTCCCCAAACACAGTCCCTACACCCCCACCACCCCCTACCTCCAACCCTTCCATGGCTGTGTTCCCTGAGCATTTCTCCTTCCAGCAGGGAGGGAGCAGTAACACCCCTCcaggccagcagagggcagccaTCGTTGCTGCGGCGCGATCTGAGTGGAGTAGCTCGGAGCGGGACAGCGGAGAGTGGGACGTCACGATCTGCAAAAACAACTGCATCAGCCTCACACCTCGCTCTAAGAAAcgcagcctgcagagagaggagctgctgcCAAAGCCTGTACCTCACCTCGTCCCCTCCACGTCTTCAGGTGCATCTTTATCGACCTCCCATCCCTCCTCGTCCCCAGCTACTCACATTCCGACGTCTGCCATTACTGTTAGTTACCAGGCCATGTATAACGGGACAATTGGGTCGGTTGACGGCTGCTCAGACAATCAGGACAGAGGTCTGGAGGTAAAGAAAGTGAAAAGAGATTTAGGGGAGCAGCAGTATTTGGATGAAAATGCAAATCAAAATGGATCCCTCGTCACCTGTCCCTCCCAAAGCTGCACGGCTCTCACTCAGTCCATGTTTAGCAACAATGACATCAGTGATGCTAAATCTCTTTGCTCTAACCAGATCGCCTCTCAGATCTCCGTCACTCAGCAACCGTCTGACACCAAACTGCCGACCAGCGACACCTCAAACCCACACAGTGCATCCTCAGATCTTCCAGAAGCCAACCAGACACAACAGTCTGTAGAGAGTTTAATCAAGGAGCTGCTGGAGCAGGCACCAGGGGGGCCACACCTGCCAGGAGACTCCAACGGTCAGGGCATCAGCATCGAGGCCTTCACACAGGAGCTGAGCGAGCTGGAGGACCGCGTGAAGGAGCGCAGCAGAGGGGTCCGCCAGAAGGAGGAAACTGCCAGAGAGTCGCTGTCTGCTGAGCggcaggaagaggagcagcagctgtccaCAGCGCTGGAGGTGAAGCTCACAGGAGACGTAAAGGGAGAAGTTTCTATGGTGGGCCTGTGTAGTCCTGCAAGACCTCTGAATCAGCCTGCACCTCAGCCGtacacag GTCCTTTCATGGTGGTTCTGTTTGCCAAGCTGGAGAATATGCTCCAAAACTCTCTGTACGTCAACATCCTGCTGACGGGCATCGTGGCTCAGCTGGCCTGCTATCCTCAGCCGCTCCTCCGATCCTTCCTGCTCAACACCAACATGGTCTTCCAGCCCAGTGTCAAGTCACTGATCCAG GTTCTAGGTTCTGTGAAGAACCGTATCGAGGCATTTGCAGCCTCCCACGAGGACTTCCCCGCCATGCTGAAGAAAGCCCAGCAGTACCTGGTGGCCAGAGGCAAAGTGGACTGGTCCGACACGCTTGCAGGAGTTCCGACCCTGCGGCGCTCTGATTCACTCG TGAAAAGTCGTAAGCCATCCCTCGGAGACCTGATACTCCGTCACACAAACAGCCCGACCCGGGCTAGACACGCAGCTCAGCTGGCCCTCGCACACGTCCGAGACGGCGGCCAGTCACTGCACAGCGCTCTGTTCCGGGGCGGTGGAGGCGGCGGGACGTCACTGGAGAAGCAGGCCGAGGCTCTGCGGGTGAAGAACGCCGTCTACTGTGCCGTCATCTTCTGTGAGTTCCTGAAGGAGCTCGCCGCCCTGGCTCAAGAGCACGCCGTCAGTCTGCCTTTCCCTCAGAGCCAGGAGGCGGAGGAATAG